The DNA sequence ATTTCCTTGTCGATCAATGACCAGCATTGGGGTCCCCAGTTGGAACTTGTGTCGCTACCGAGAGAGGAGCCGAGCGACTTGGGCTCAAAGTTTGGCCTCACATTTTGGAGAATCGAATCGAGGTTGACCATGACGCGGCGCAGGTTTCGCTCGCGCTTAAAGTCGTTGGGCCGAAGAACGTGGGAGAAGTCGTAATGGGGATGACTGGCGTTTAGCGTCGCGATCAGGTACGCAAATGTCCGACGGCTTGAAAGTTCTGATAGAGGACCGAAGGCACTCGAGTGTGAAAATAGTTGCATGCTCGGTGAGGTGGCCAGCATCTGCGCACGCTCCGGTGGTGATAGGCTGGcgccgagcttgaggagggcTTCATGTTGCGAGTTGAGATCCTTATCGATATTCTTGTAGAGCTTCTTGTCGGATCCTGTTGACTTTGTCGTGTAAAGATCGCAACCGCCAGTAACGTTGCAGTCGggggtgttgaagttgagggCGCCCGTCACCGCTTCGAAGTCTTGCACTGGTAGATACTGCAGTTCACATGTCAGCATGGCCATGGCACGGGGAGTCGCGAATGTCGGGATCGCTTACCTTCATattgatggaggaggagctaTCTGGCTCCGATGTCGCGATAGAGGTGCCGTGGTGTCGCTTTGCGTTGCTATGCGATGATTGTCGTGATGCGAGAGCGCGGTCGGGAGGGAACCGATTGCGTCAGCGTGGAGTAGCGGGCCACGGGGCGGCAGGAGACAGATGTCGCGATGCGGAAGGTGCGAATGGGGCGCAGAGGTGGAGATGGAACCGGAGTCGAAGTCGGAATCGGAGTCGCAAAGCGTGGGATTGAAGTCGATCGCAAAGGGCGACAAGGGCGACGATGGTAACGGTTGGTGTTTGGGGGAAGAAGGGATGGGAATGGCTTGGCTGGATGGAAGTCGGGGTAGATAGATGATCGCCGGAGCCTGCTGCGGTTCGGAAGTATGAGGGAGGGGCGCGGTCGGCGTGGTAAAGAGACCCCGTGAATCAAGACCGGAGATAAAGAGACCAACGGTTGGGTGGGGGTTAATGCTGTAGGTCAATTCACCGGTAGTTGCGGCGATTGCAATGGTCAGGTAGAGAGATAAGCGACCAAGATGGTGAAGCTGCCGAATGAGTACGTAAGTGTGTAAGCTGCAAGA is a window from the Fusarium keratoplasticum isolate Fu6.1 chromosome 5, whole genome shotgun sequence genome containing:
- a CDS encoding Repressor of RNA polymerase III transcription MAF1; translated protein: MKYLPVQDFEAVTGALNFNTPDCNVTGGCDLYTTKSTGSDKKLYKNIDKDLNSQHEALLKLGASLSPPERAQMLATSPSMQLFSHSSAFGPLSELSSRRTFAYLIATLNASHPHYDFSHVLRPNDFKRERNLRRVMVNLDSILQNVRPNFEPKSLGSSLGSDTSSNWGPQCWSLIDKEMHLNECTIFSYHPDTDPFEEDESAIWAAHYFFFNRSLKRVAYLYVRVVPVISSHSPTLRPTNLARNHSNRQELESAGAQKRANYWLGDRDAELVPYTEDDEDMDDGLFWNRGEDGDLVAYSDDEFDDDIDDMDMLDRSNERFMSEDIAGRMEI